A genomic stretch from Chitinophaga agri includes:
- a CDS encoding TolC family protein, with the protein MYKYRIKRSIGALGICLAVASCKVPAIVNPPAAKTAPGTYDGSQDTTNTALIQWREFFKDKDLVNLIDTALKNNQELMITLQEIDIARNEIRSRQANLLPTVGVRAGAGVEKVGRYTSQGAGDATTEIEPGKEMPDPLPDFLIGAYANWEVDIWNKLHNAKKAAVTRYLATVEGRNFVLTNLIAEIANSYYELLAQDNQLEIVRQNIELQKNALEIVKIQKEATRATELAVKKFEAEVLKSQSLEYDILQQIKETENRINFLMGRYPQEIPRDKSNFLTVLPNMVNKGIPAQLLANRPDIKQAELELTAAKLDVKAARAEFYPSLGISAGVGFNAFKPTYLFKTPASLLYSLAGDLAAPLINKNAIKAEFNSANARQLQALYNYERTILNAYVEVSTQLSNISNLEKSYDLKSKQVDALTKSIDISNDLFKSARADYLEVLMTQRDALDSKLELVETKKSQLSAVVNIYRGLGGGWK; encoded by the coding sequence ATGTATAAGTACAGGATAAAAAGGAGTATTGGGGCGTTGGGCATCTGCCTGGCCGTAGCCAGCTGTAAAGTACCTGCTATCGTAAACCCGCCTGCCGCCAAAACGGCGCCGGGCACTTATGACGGCAGTCAGGACACGACCAATACCGCATTGATACAATGGCGTGAATTTTTTAAAGATAAAGACCTCGTCAACCTGATCGATACAGCACTGAAGAACAACCAGGAGCTGATGATCACCTTACAGGAGATCGACATAGCAAGAAATGAGATCAGGTCCAGACAGGCAAACTTACTGCCTACAGTAGGTGTAAGGGCAGGTGCGGGCGTTGAAAAGGTAGGGCGTTATACCAGCCAGGGTGCTGGTGACGCCACTACCGAAATAGAACCAGGTAAGGAAATGCCGGACCCGTTGCCGGACTTCCTTATCGGGGCCTATGCCAACTGGGAAGTCGATATCTGGAACAAGCTGCACAACGCCAAGAAAGCAGCCGTTACCCGCTATCTGGCTACCGTAGAAGGCAGGAACTTCGTACTGACCAACCTGATCGCGGAGATCGCCAACTCTTACTATGAACTGCTTGCGCAGGATAACCAGCTGGAGATCGTCAGACAAAACATCGAACTGCAGAAGAACGCGCTGGAGATCGTAAAGATCCAGAAAGAGGCTACCCGGGCAACAGAGCTGGCCGTGAAGAAATTTGAAGCCGAAGTGCTGAAGTCGCAGAGCCTTGAGTATGACATCTTACAGCAGATCAAGGAAACAGAGAACAGGATCAATTTCCTCATGGGACGCTATCCGCAGGAGATCCCAAGGGATAAGAGCAACTTCCTGACGGTATTACCGAATATGGTCAATAAGGGCATCCCTGCACAGCTGCTGGCCAACCGCCCTGATATCAAACAGGCAGAACTGGAACTGACAGCTGCCAAACTGGATGTGAAAGCGGCACGTGCGGAATTCTATCCTTCACTGGGTATTTCAGCGGGTGTAGGTTTCAACGCCTTTAAGCCCACCTATCTGTTTAAAACACCGGCCTCCCTGCTCTATTCACTGGCAGGAGACCTGGCGGCACCACTGATCAACAAGAATGCGATCAAGGCTGAGTTTAACAGTGCCAACGCCCGGCAGTTACAGGCTTTGTATAACTACGAGCGTACCATTCTGAATGCATATGTGGAAGTGTCTACGCAGCTCTCCAATATCAGTAACCTGGAGAAAAGCTATGACCTGAAATCCAAACAGGTAGACGCACTGACAAAGTCGATCGATATATCAAATGACCTCTTTAAATCCGCCAGAGCGGATTATTTAGAAGTGCTGATGACACAGCGGGATGCACTGGATTCCAAACTGGAACTTGTAGAGACGAAGAAGTCACAGCTCAGCGCTGTAGTGAATATCTACAGAGGTCTGGGAGGTGGATGGAAGTAG